A stretch of the Lolium perenne isolate Kyuss_39 chromosome 3, Kyuss_2.0, whole genome shotgun sequence genome encodes the following:
- the LOC127344093 gene encoding uncharacterized protein translates to MGNCAVTHEAVSWADDGEWESPSGAGDGDAARKEHTINEVTIRISKRQLQELIDKRADDGHGHFWKSDRGSASELLADIMNAGEVHHSVQHCRAAHWRPALQSIPEAVES, encoded by the coding sequence ATGGGCAACTGCGCCGTGACGCACGAGGCCGTGTCGTGGGCGGACGACGGCGAGTGGGAGTCTCCgtccggcgccggcgacggcgacGCGGCGAGGAAGGAGCACACGATCAACGAGGTGACCATCAGGATCAGCAAGCGGCAGTTGCAGGAGCTCATCGACAAGAGGGCCGACGACGGCCACGGGCACTTCTGGAAGAGCGACCGGGGGTCGGCGTCGGAGCTTCTGGCCGACATCATGAACGCCGGGGAGGTGCACCACAGCGTCCAGCACTGCAGGGCGGCGCACTGGAGGCCCGCGCTGCAGAGCATCCCGGAGGCCGTCGAGTCGTGA
- the LOC127344090 gene encoding uncharacterized protein: MGNCNCFKSQRAVASWVDDDEWVVDVEEGKRPAAEKVDRGVEVKIRVTKRQVQELLQKAGLDGKGPWTEQVLAELINSGTVCCDRPEARGHWRPALQSISEGEEACLL, from the coding sequence ATGGGGAACTGCAACTGTTTCAAGTCGCAGCGCGCCGTGGCGTCGTGGGTGGACGACGACGAGTGGGTGGTGGACGTGGAGGAGGGGAAGAGGCCGGCCGCCGAGAAGGTTGATCGGGGAGTCGAGGTGAAGATCAGGGTGACCAAGAGGCAGGTCCAGGAGCTGCTGCAGAAAGCAGGGCTGGATGGCAAGGGGCCGTGGACGGAACAGGTGCTCGCGGAGCTGATCAACTCCGGCACGGTGTGCTGCGACCGCCCCGAGGCTAGGGGGCACTGGAGGCCGGCGCTGCAGAGCATCTCCGAAGGCGAGGAGGCATGCCTTTTGTAG